The following coding sequences lie in one Anaeromicrobium sediminis genomic window:
- a CDS encoding DUF5317 family protein, which yields MFLEGITLGIIIGKLRGGRLGNIGRTNMKMWPLIIFALFIQFLPLFIGSYSWSGYIVPYAYIVSLGLILVCLIFNLDKKSLWIVSLGMLLNMVALILHKNAMPISMDLIKNTNYIQSISEINNNNLIKYIEFEKVEGISKYLGRFILIKRPYISSSIMSIGDILVSIGVLAFTQAQMLNNYYHNYSYSSRSRMIKFRYSGNK from the coding sequence ATGTTTTTAGAGGGAATCACATTAGGTATAATAATTGGAAAGTTACGAGGTGGAAGATTAGGGAATATAGGACGGACTAACATGAAAATGTGGCCATTAATAATATTTGCCCTATTCATTCAGTTTTTACCACTGTTTATAGGAAGTTATAGTTGGAGTGGATATATTGTTCCTTATGCATACATAGTATCCCTTGGACTAATCCTTGTATGTTTAATATTTAACTTGGATAAAAAATCACTCTGGATAGTATCTTTAGGAATGCTCCTTAACATGGTAGCTTTAATATTACACAAAAATGCCATGCCCATATCCATGGACTTAATAAAAAATACAAACTATATACAAAGTATTAGTGAAATTAATAATAATAATTTAATTAAATATATTGAATTTGAAAAAGTAGAAGGAATTAGTAAATATTTAGGACGATTTATTTTGATTAAAAGACCATATATATCTTCATCAATAATGAGTATAGGAGACATATTAGTATCAATTGGAGTTTTAGCGTTTACACAAGCTCAAATGCTAAACAATTATTATCATAATTATTCTTACTCAAGTAGAAG
- the hpf gene encoding ribosome hibernation-promoting factor, HPF/YfiA family yields MRIKVNGKNVVVTPALKAAVEMKLERFEKYFKEDTEAQVTLGVQKNRQIIEITIPINGSILRVEEATDDMYSAIDKAVDKLNSQIRKHKTRLEKKYRGHNHIKFEHIPAYEEKHVDAKVVKTKRFAIKPMGEEEAILQMELLGHSFYVFTNSETDDVNVIYKRKDGNYGLIEPTF; encoded by the coding sequence ATGAGAATTAAAGTCAATGGAAAGAATGTGGTAGTGACTCCAGCTTTAAAGGCAGCAGTAGAAATGAAATTAGAGAGATTCGAAAAATACTTCAAGGAGGATACAGAAGCGCAAGTAACATTGGGAGTTCAAAAGAATAGACAAATTATTGAAATAACAATTCCTATTAACGGTTCTATACTTAGAGTTGAAGAAGCTACTGATGATATGTATTCTGCTATAGATAAAGCAGTAGATAAATTAAATAGTCAAATTAGAAAACATAAAACTAGGTTAGAAAAAAAATACAGAGGACATAATCATATAAAGTTTGAACATATTCCAGCATATGAGGAAAAACATGTGGATGCGAAAGTTGTTAAAACTAAAAGATTCGCAATAAAACCTATGGGTGAAGAAGAAGCAATACTACAAATGGAATTGCTAGGACATAGCTTCTATGTGTTTACCAATTCTGAAACAGATGACGTAAATGTAATCTATAAGAGAAAAGATGGAAATTATGGCCTAATAGAACCTACTTTTTAA